The genomic interval AACGAGTCCCTCAGGTTGAAGCAACCGGTGCAGAAGGCATCGCTTGCACCCATCGAGAGGGGGCTTGCATTTTCGTGTGACAAAGACGTTCAACATTCACAGACTTGTCCGCTCAACTCGGCACACATGCATCTCTGTAGAGAAAACGTCTCTTTGCACTGGAACGCACACCGCATAGATAACAGTCGCCTGTGTGGAGGTTCGTCAGCGGTATGCGTATAtggatgtgcatgcatgagcAAACGTAGGTGCGCTTTTGCCCGCTGCATTTCCGCATTGTAAAAACGTCGGTTGTCCGTCAACACGGACGTCGTCACAGCGTCTGGATCTCGTCTCGGACACACACCGGGCTCCATCTCACTGGAAAACCATTTGTGAATATCACGATGTTTGTACATCTTGTACACACGTAGTGGTTTCAACTATACTCTGGAGCCTGTTTCCTTCGACTCCCATCGCTGGACGCACCCGTccagctgaagagaagacgtCGTGCCTTCGcgtcggtgtctccgtctttgtCTATCCGCCTTTCAGAGGACTTCTCTGCGAATCAGTCACCTCGGAGAACCGACTGCATGCTTGAGCGCGCGAACGCGAcctgcgtttcctgtctctctctgcttcggctCGTCACGACCCATCGACACATGCGCTGCTTGTTCGAATCAATGTGTCGAGTGCGGCTGTTGTTCTACACAGAATCGTTGGCACCTGTCAGAAATTTCAAGCACAACgacttccctcgcttcttgcCCTGCGCACTGCCTTACTACGGCTGCTCCCTCCTGACATTGATTGGTATGTCCGGAAACGCAGGAAggggaaaagcagaaaaacgtaTTGTAAaagggaaaacagagacgcgacACAGGCGCATGTGACTATCATTTATCCTTTGGCTGTGCAGACCAACgcaacatatatatatatatatatatgcttagAAACGTGCTTATGAATAAATGCAACCACTTacacaatatatatatatatatatatatatatacaatatatatatatatatatgcatgcatctatgCGAAGAGGTAGATATTCTTGTAGGAGTGAATCTCGATAGAGTGAACTTGAAACCGGacaaggcagaagaggaggcaggcaCCTTAGGAAACGAAGTGAGACGCAGTGTTTTGCAGTGTTGTTGCTCCATGGTGCCATTTTGGGTTTGCTTTGCTCGGATCCGTCCAGTCGCTTTACGTCTCGTTCGCATTTCGCattccctcgtttcctccttccgTCAGACACCTTGCTTTCTGCCCTTTTTGCTTGACCCCCTTTGtccttcttcattttctttctcttttctttacACTCTTgactttttcgtcttttctcgttcgtcCCCCAGTCGCTGCCCGTCCGCGTCACTGGCTGTGCAACGTACGTGGATTCTGTTCAGGTCTGATCGTGTTTGCggtcctttttcttctccaccgaGACaagcgcttcttctcgcctccggcCGCACCCAGCTCCGAAACGCCGGGCGAGAACATTCAGAGGACACAGCtcaagaaaaaggaagaaacgaaagtcGCTTAATCGATAAGAGCGACGCGCGTGAGTGCAGATACTGCCGCACACGAGGCGGCGTTGGTGAACGTCTCTTTCGACATCCCAACGATTTCCTCGCCACATGCAAGAGATGGCTTCCAGCCGTTGGAGCTGGATGTGAGCTCtgttcgtttcgtctctcgtttccgtCTCTGCAGTGTTGCACAGAGGGGAGCCGTTCCTTCGCCTGGGCGTTTCATTTGCAGTCCTTAGCCGCTCGGTTGTCCGAGACGGCAGCCTTGTCGTGTCTGCCACAGGACGCAGAGTCCGGTAATCTTCTCAACCCCCCTGTGTGCGAGAAtcgcgaggaaggagacaacagGAACGACAGACGCCAGACTACTCTAACGACCTtctggctgcatgcatgcatcgacagACCGGACGAAAAAGCTGTGCCTGGTGTTTGCTttccccgttctctctcaAAGCATGACACGGTCTTGGGCCTGACGGAggcttctccctcgcgcGCGACCGCTCGCAAAAAAAGATGCTGatgctgcagagacgcatgcgcaagCTTCTTCGGCGACCTTTTAGTGGgcacagaggaggagagaacagctTGTGAAGCgagcagagacaagaagagagcgtggagagaaacgcgagaagaagagacagtggaaAGTAGAAAGACACCAAGAGACAGTATACGAGATagtgaggaggagagacacaggagacgagaggcagaaaagacagcgaATAATCCACCAGTACACAGAAGGGAGCGCGAATGGCATCTCCGTGACCATGGGACTTCGGGGCCTCCTACGGCGGACAGTTGATGAGGAAATACAAACGTTGGGATGGATGAGATTCATGATCAGCCGTTTCTGCGATTCCTTCAAGTCTTGCATCGAACAAGGCTCTTGCCGCAGGACGCACAGCTCACATCTTCTAAAACACACAGTTCAGCTCTgggtctcttctgtctcacgCTGTAGCCCAAATGGAGCCTTTGATTCTGCACACGAGAACAAACAGTCGCGAAGACGCGGCTGACGAACCGTCTTTTCCCTTTCTGCATGAAGCACTAGGGTGTCGGTAGTTCGACGCGAATTCCTACTCAGTGCCCCAAGGACTCTAACGTCGCTGGTTATTCGATTGGACTTGCCCCATTcaaaagacacacacaaaagcCACCCGGCGACATCATCCAGTTTGGGTCCTGATGCAACCTCAGCATGCTCAGTTTCTGTTCTTCGGTCGCGGTCAGCATGTGGAGAGCAGACATTTTCTCAACGAGCAGATTcgctctcgttcctctccgcctcttttcttctcatcATACGCTCTCTCGATGGCCCTTCGAATATCCCTGCCGTTCTCTTGTGTGGGGTCTCCAGCTTCTTGATCTCCTCATCTGTCACCGTTTCTCCTGATCATTCCTCCgtgttctccgtcttcccttctcctAACTCGCCTGCCGTCCTGACGCGTCCTGCATCGTTCGTCCATCGCTCTGGCATGCGCGGactcgcttcgccttcttgtcgAGAGTTCTCTTTAGTGGCTGTTCGCGATTTCGCTTTTGTGGGAACTGAGTTCTTCACATTGAGTGATAGTGCTCAGAACACGGATGTCGTTCGATAGACGAGCTAATAAGGATTCAGTGGCGTAGGTCGGCAGAGCTGTGCGAGAATGTTAAATGGCAAATCCATTGAATCTCACGCCTGCCagcttctcgcctccctcaGAGACACGCTTCCCCACACGAGAGCAGGACTGAGGACATCACAGCCACCAAGGCCAGCAGGGCGCCGGTGGTTCTTGTGCGTCTCATCGTTCGCGGGACTCACTGACGAATGCCATGCCTTCACTCTCCACCTCGTTCACCTGGACATCTGCGTCAAAgcgcggcgaggaaggcgagggaaaCAGAAGCGCCAACAGGCCTTCGAAAGGAGGCAGCGTCCGCGAGGCGACACCTGCCTCGAGCGCCGGGATCCGGATGTCTCCGTGACCCTCTTTTgcacgtttcttcttcaaaaACTGGTCGACAATGCGCGCGAAGCAGTCGGCCTGGCGCCGCATGTGAGGGCGCACCCGTGAAAGAACGCGCAGGCCTTCTGCGCGACTCTCCGTTGCTCCGTTCTCCGAAGATAGCACGAGGCCTGCGACTGCACACCtggaaggaaaacgcagacgcccTCCTCCCCAGGACAGAATGCACGAAGAAGTTACCGCGGCCTTCGCAGCGGGGTCACCAATCCAAGGAGCACTCGCTGGCGGGACAGGCGAGAAGCTAAGAAGGCAGGAAGGAGATGAAGGAGACTGTCTCCATCGCGCCCCAAAAAAGAGcacagagcgagaagggaggtggacggaaagagagagagaaaacgaatgtTTCGACGGACAGTTTTGGAAGCTCTTTGAAGTTCGAAAAACGAAGATACAGTTCGAGCGGCCGGCGGTACGAGCGGACAAAGAGGAGGTAGCGAGATGGCGAGGGCGCGACGCCGCAGCTAcacggaggaggagaacccAACCAcacggaggaggagaacccAACCACGGAGCGCGCAGGCAaatggaagagagaagaacgctcgatagaaaagacagacacgcaggataccgagagcgagagaagacggagaagccgaaaaagaagaggaagagacggacggaaaaagcagacaacAGAATTCCGAACCAGAGACGGCACATCCGTTCGCAGAGAGGTTACCTGACGAGGCTGCGAGGACGAAGCGAATGCTCGCGCAcagtctcttcgtcgaccgTCGACGCCAAGACAATTCCATCTGAACCGTACATGACAGAGTTGCAAGCGTTTCGCTTCAGAGGTGACGATGATGTTTCTGGCCTTTGTAGAGAGCCAGAAATGATTGACACATCGCCTGTACCTAGTTTTCGAGTCTAGTCTGTATATAGTACCCCAGTCACAAGGTTGGAATCCTCGCGCCTCTTTAGTCAGTGGCCTCCGAGCGGGAGCGAGTTGAGGACATGAGGAGATCGTCCCCCTCACCTTCTGTCGCCAGCGTTCCGTTCTCAGTCAGGCGGAGACAAACGAGTTGATTCTCCTCAtgcgcctcgcctctccgtgTCGCTCCCGGACCCAAATTTTCGTCCACGTGGAagcgcctgcatgcgccagagaCAAAAGACAGATCCACCTGCCGCGTCCAGCAAGAATGCATATTTGACTCCGTGCATACACTTACATGCAGGTATGCGCTGATGTACATGTACACGTATACATTCGTactcacacacacatacaaaagcatatatatatatatatatatatatattcgtatatGACACAGGGCTTTTTACGAGCGTTTTCGAGGGACTCTAGACTCCAGCTTAAAACAACGGTTTGAGTCTCGAGAGTCCTTGTTCACCGATTCCCAGTTCAATGTTGACACCACGGTTTCGAGGACACTCCAAGTGCGGAGGGGTTCAGGTCAGGCGAAAGCGGCGGAAAACGTTCAGAAAAATAGAAGTTGGAAAATACAGTCGCAAAAGACACGGCGACTCAacgaaggcagaaaacgcaaaagTCGAAGGGCGTTAGGGGGTTGCAGGCATTCTCTGGAAGCAGGGAGATCCCTCAATTCGCCGCCGTTCCTTCACGGAGAAGCATAAACgcagacacaggagacacaaTAAAGTACACAGGTCGCTTGTGACCAGTGCGCGGACAAtggtggagacaggcgtTGACTAGTAACCTACACAAGGGCCATATGTCTAATCGATGGGCGTACACCGCATGGATAGGTATTTGCGTGCATACAAAATGTACGGTTCTGCGTCGAGGTACTTGTTTTACAGTGGAGATTGACATGTCGGATACGTTTTCACACAGGCGGTGCACCATgacgaaacgcatgcatcaaGCATCTTTTGTCGACCTACGAGAGATGTGAGTCTcgccaggagagacagaagtcgCTGAGAGCTTCCACGTACGGCGCCTCGcgatgcagaaaaacgagagaatcTGATGGCCACGGCTGCAGCTGACTGGAAAAACAGCGAAAACAACCACAACGAACCGCGGAACGTCAAATGCTTTGCAGTTCACTCCCACAAAATAGAGATGCGTCAGTAAACACATGCACtcatgtatatgcatgtgctcgcatacatatacgcatgtccatatatatatatatatatatatatatagatagatagatagatagatagatggagATAGAGCCGTATAtgtaaatacatatacataaagGTACGTATGTGAACATGAGGACACACGCATGTAAAATAATATAGATGTATCAGTGTATGTTGCCAAGGCGGCTTCGGAGAAGCGCGGTTGGCACATCTGGCATTTTATTGACATTGCCAATTACGGGGTTCGGGACAAGGCTCGATCAGAAATGAGAGACACACCCGTTTTCTTGTCCTGTCTGGACATGGACATGCTCAGACTTTCTCGAGGCAGCATGACCGCTCATGAGAAAAAGCATTCGCGCATGCGCTGGGTTtcagaaagcgagaaaaactAGCAAGCTGTGCCGCGGTCCCCCCACTTTGGAGAGTCTGCCTGACCTGCGATAAAGGCGTTCCAGAGTCGGGCGGGAGCAATCTTGAAGCGgcagaagctggagaggaCACCGCGAAGCGCCTATGTCCATTTCCTCGAATCTGAGAGGAGCGGAGAAGGGCGCAGTCAAACGAAGAGAGTAGTAAGGGAGTAGAAGCGAAGCGCCGGGGATTTGAACAGGAGAAAAATCACATGCACGTGGAAGCGTTATAGCACCTGCTTGCGCTGGGAGCTGGGGCCGATTTCGACGGAAATGCTTCACAAGCGCCAGTTACACAAAACAGCGAAAGGGTCTGCGCTTCAGAGCCGCTGTCTTCTCAGTcgctgtctcgtctgtcgcCATCTCTGAAGACTTGGTCGTCGCACCttgttttctcgctctctgtccgtctcctgcctccatcgcttttctctcagAAAATGCCCAGCTGGACTGCCTCCCTCTCACGTTCAGACACCGAAATACGCGACAGGAGAGTCAGACCTCTCGCatgtcgcttccttctctcttctctcttctctctcgagacaGCACTGGTCTGCCGACTGACGCTTCCCGCGGCACACGACCGCCCTCTGTGTTCCCCGTCTGTTGCTCCCTTCTTTAACAGTTTTGCCTTCTTTGGTTTCGGCTCCCGTCAGCGCAGTCCTGCAAGCTCTCGGCCTtggcctttctctcgcgactctccgttttctcgacTTGGACTCTCGTCAAACGGTGCGGACAGACACATTCCACACAAATTTAGGTAGACTCGAAGGCCCGGTGTTCGCCTCCCTCTTGGGTTGAGACTGAGAGTTGCTTAGGCCAAGCGAAGAGCTcccttgtttcctctcgtgatttgcgcctctccctcgcgcCTCGCTCTCACCTACCTGCTTCGGAGGACGAATTGCCTGCACGCCGTCTCTGCGTTGCCCAGCATGCAGTCGTTCCACCAGAGCACATCTGTgacgaagatgaaggagaagcagcagcaggtgCACTGGGGTCTCTCGGCGCCGTGATGTCGCTCGAGAAAGATTTGACGGACCTTCTGTTCTTGCACACTTGCgggtctctccctctctacTTCCATTTCGCTGCTCAGTCCGAGACGCGCCCCGTTGCcagtcttctctgctgcggcgggagaggcgaggcacTCGTGCCAGCGCAGGTCGTGACTGTTCGTCCACACACACTCGAGAGCCGTGAAGCCTCGCGCGCAGCTCCCCCAGTTCGACGTATCccagctggagagacagcagggacAGGCGGCCCACTTGGGCTGCGAGAAAGGTCCGTGTCGGACCTGAACGCCCtgcttcctgtttctcggtctccgcttcctctcgccctctCGCGTCGCCGGACAGAAGACACCCGCATCCCCCTCGCCTCCATGAAGAGTCTCCACAGAGAaatcttctctttcctctctttcctctctttcgtcttctaGACCTTctcgtttgtcttcttctgtgtgcgAGGGCGCCGCGCCGGGCCCTTCGCCGGTGTGGGCGCGGAAGCAAGAGACGTCCTGGTCTGTTGTTGAGGTCTGAGGAGCTGCCTGAGCATGCCAGCGAGCGACAGCTTTCCGCTGGGCCTGCGCGAACTGTTCATGGAACGGCTGGGGATTCAACAGACCTCGAACGATGCCTCGTTTGTCCACGATTGCTCCCATTCCGTCGTGCatgacgaggagacagcgacggccCTCCGGACGCAAGTACACGTACCAATCctctggaaagaaaagaaaacgcttTTGACAGACCCGCGTCGTCTCGCGGCCACCGAACTGCACACACCTCCTCGGACGTAGTGCTCCTCCAGCAGCGgcacgtgcatgcaacgcgcCAGTCCACGGTTGTATATGCATCTGTGCATGcctgtatgtatatgcatgtctgtatgtatacgcatgtctgtatgtatatgcatgtgtgtatgtatatgcatgtctgtatgtatacgcatgtctgtatgtatatgcatgtatgtatgtatatgcatgtgtgtatgtatatgcatgcgtgtatgtatatgcatgcgtgtatgtatatgcatgcgtgtatgtGTACAGAAGgagatacatacatactcAGAGACACGCACCTCGTCAGATGCACCCACTGACACACATGTACAAATGCATGTAGACAGAATGCCGGACAAAAACCTGTATAGACGTAAAGCGCAGAAACATGTGCAGCAATCTGAACAGCGAAACACACAAACGCGCGTCAAAATGCTGATATGGGTGTTGAACGCCTTCGTTCTGGACTGACCTGGCGCCGAAGAGAATCCAGGGAGAAACGCTGCACCGGGGTATGTTGATGGACGTCCCTCGGAGTGCGATTCCTGACCATCGGAGTTGTCTCTTGCTTCCAAAAGGAGTTCAGGAACGACGATCGGTTTGGGGATGGCGAGCatggaggcgaagacggtTCTCTCGTCGCGTTGTTTCTTTTGCCACTGACGTCTGGTGTACTTTTTTCGATTTGCAGCTTGCATGTATGCGTCTTCAGCCTCTCCCGTCTGAAGTCGTGAAGCAGAAGTTGAGCAGTGCGCCGGTAACGCAGTAGTTGGAGAAgagctctcgccttctcctcccaTGGCAATGTCTTGCCCAGCAGACCTGTCATCCCCGTTATCGCCTTCCCCGCGTTGTG from Toxoplasma gondii ME49 chromosome VIIa, whole genome shotgun sequence carries:
- a CDS encoding hypothetical protein (encoded by transcript TGME49_203960), giving the protein MAFSSSHAADSRTVDYEARRSDFKRKTPIFSNRPQSEQEWREELLRAQRSAWRVEKLEALRSQSLRELSRLAEHVPHSAANPVLQLPKNGDEREENGEEEEAERDAVEALRAAGLPTQLRGVRSGGESGRTTRSSWTERMQRRDVCQSQRGEGDNGDDRSAGQDIAMGGEGESSSPTTALPAHCSTSASRLQTGEAEDAYMQAANRKKYTRRQWQKKQRDERTVFASMLAIPKPIVVPELLLEARDNSDGQESHSEGRPSTYPGAAFLPGFSSAPEDWYVYLRPEGRRCLLVMHDGMGAIVDKRGIVRGLLNPQPFHEQFAQAQRKAVARWHAQAAPQTSTTDQDVSCFRAHTGEGPGAAPSHTEEDKREGLEDEREEREEREDFSVETLHGGEGDAGVFCPATREGERKRRPRNRKQGVQVRHGPFSQPKWAACPCCLSSWDTSNWGSCARGFTALECVWTNSHDLRWHECLASPAAAEKTGNGARLGLSSEMEVERERPASVQEQKVRQIFLERHHGAERPQCTCCCFSFIFVTDVLWWNDCMLGNAETACRQFVLRSRFEEMDIGASRCPLQLLPLQDCSRPTLERLYRSQLQPWPSDSLVFLHREAPYVEALSDFCLSWRDSHLSRFHVDENLGPGATRRGEAHEENQLVCLRLTENGTLATEDGIVLASTVDEETVREHSLRPRSLVRCAVAGLVLSSENGATESRAEGLRVLSRVRPHMRRQADCFARIVDQFLKKKRAKEGHGDIRIPALEAGVASRTLPPFEGLLALLFPSPSSPRFDADVQVNEVESEGMAFVSESRER